The Falco naumanni isolate bFalNau1 chromosome 1, bFalNau1.pat, whole genome shotgun sequence genome window below encodes:
- the TRIM37 gene encoding E3 ubiquitin-protein ligase TRIM37 isoform X6, whose translation MDEQSVESIAEVFRCFICMEKLRDARLCPHCSKLCCFSCIRRWLTEQRAQCPHCRAPLQLRELVNCRWAEEVTQQLDTLQLCNLTKHEENEKDKCENHHEKLSVFCWTCKKCICHQCALWGGMHGGHTFKPLAEIYEQHVTKVNEEVAKLRRRLMELISLVQEVERNVEAVRSAKDERVREIRNAVEMMIARLDTQLKNKLITLMGQKTSLTQETELLESLLQEVEHQLRSCSKSELISKSSEILMMFQQVHRKPMASFVTTPVPPDFTSELVPAYDSTTFVLENFSTLRQRADPVYSPPLQVSGLCWRLKVYPDGNGVVRGYYLSVFLELSAGLPETSKYEYRVEMVHQSTNDPTKNIIREFASDFEVGECWGYNRFFRLDLLANEGYLNRQNDTVILRFQVRSPTFFQKCRDQHWYIAQLEAAQTSYIQQINNLKERLAIELSRTQKSRGISPPDTHLSPQNDDGPETRSKKSGQSTEVLLESVATPGLVRDSKEEEEEKIQHEDFNHELSDGDLDIDLAGEDEVNHLDGSSSSASSTATSNTEENDIDEETMSGENDVEYSSNMELEEGDLMEDAAAAATPGASGTSHGYTSASGRPSRRGGSALGSTSSSSLLDIDPLILIHLLDLKDRNGMENLWGLQPRPPASLLQNRASSYSLKDRDQRRHQAMWRVPPDLKMLKRLKTQMAEVRSKMSDVKNQLSEVRSSNAGSCDGQPSFFSIEQGALAACGTDSCSKLQEIGMELLTKSSVTSCYIRNSSSKKSNSPKPLRSGAAGSLSLRRAMDLGDSGLRLKGDSQTAEGGIGSSKLSSRHHSARPLANSGASEALPKPEERPCETSDSDAGVSGLNGLAAVEKTRKVSALGSNSKGCRTEGAQSGGLENSSETGDVQGMLSEGASAGPEEAGVCQKRVLNLLPGMSSDSDIECDTENEEQEDATSASEGFSHAFSAQSSGEASERCSAFPEGDQGCADDLSFVAGEDGTRRLTGDR comes from the exons AGCATTGCTGAAGTATTCCGATGTTTTATTTGTATGGAGAAATTGCGTGATGCACGTCTGTGTCCTCATTGCTCCAAGCTGTGCTGTTTCAGTTGTATTCGG CGTTGGCTGACTGAACAAAGAGCTCAGTGCCCTCATTGTAG AGCGCCACTGCAGCTACGAGAGCTCGTAAACTGTCGTTGGGCAGAAGAGGTCACGCAGCAGCTTGATACACTTCAACTGTGCAATCTCAcaaagcatgaagaaaatgaaaaagacaa GTGTGAAAATCATCATGAAAAGCTTAGTGTTTTCTGCTGGACCTGTAAGAAGTGTATCTGCCACCAGTGCGCGCTTTGGGGAGGGATG catGGAGGACATACTTTTAAGCCACTGGCAGAAATCTATGAGCAACATGTCACAAAAGTAAACGAAGAAGTGGCAAAGCTGAGGCGAAGACTCATGGAATTGATCAGTTTGGTGCAAGAAGTG GAGAGGAATGTGGAGGCAGTGCGTAGTGCGAAGGATGAGCGAGTTCGGGAAATCAGGAATGCAGTGGAGATGATGATTGCCCGGTTAGACACTCAGCTGAAGAATAAGCTTATAACGTTAATGG gtCAAAAGACATCACTTACTCAAGAAACTGAGCTTCTGGAATCCCTGCTTCAAGAAGTAGAACATCAG TTAAGATCATGCAGTAAGAGTGAGTTGATATCCAAAAGTTCAGAGATCCTGATGATGTTCCAGCAGGTTCATCGGAAGCCTATGGCCTCGTTTGTCACTACTCCTGTCCCCCCAGACTTCACAAG TGAATTGGTTCCAGCCTATGACTCAACTACGTTTGTCTTGGAAAACTTCAG TACATTGCGTCAGCGAGCAGATCCTGTTTACAGTCCACCTCTTCAAGTGTCAGGACTTTGCTGGAGATTAAAAGTTTATCCA GATGGAAATGGAGTGGTACGGGGCTACTACCTGTCTGTGTTCTTGGAGCTGTCCGCTGGGTTGCCAGAGACATCCAA GTATGAGTACCGTGTAGAAATGGTTCACCAGTCCACCAACGATCCCACGAAAAACATAATTCGAGAGTTTGCCTCCGATTTTGAAGTTGGAGAATGCTGGGGTTACAACAGATTCTTTCGTTTAGACTTGCTAGCCAATGAGGGCTACTTAAACAGGCAGAATGACACTGTGATCCTCAG GTTCCAGGTGCGCTCGCCAACCTTCTTCCAAAAGTGCCGAGACCAGCACTGGTACATTGCTCAATTGGAAGCAGCTCAGACAAGTTACATCCAACAAATAAATAACCTGAAAGAA AGGCTTGCGATTGAACTTTCACGGACTCAGAAATCACGAGGCATTTCACCTCCAGACACTCATCTTAGTCCCCAGAATGACGATGGTCCAGAAACAAGATCAAAGAAATCTGGACAAAGCACTGAAGTACTACTTGAGAGTGTTGCTACTCCAGGATTAGTGCGAGATagcaaggaagaggaggaagagaagatcCAGCATGAAGACTTCAAT cACGAGCTCTCTGATGGTGACTTGGATATAGatcttgctggagaagatgaggTGAACCACCTTGATGGTAGCAGCTCTTCAGCTAGTTCGACAGCAACTagtaacactgaagaaaatgataTTGATGAAGAAACTAT GTCTGGAGAAAATGATGTGGAATATAGCAGTAATatggagctggaggaaggagatctGATGGAggatgcagcagctgctgctactCCTGGAGCATCAG GTACTAGCCATGGCTACACCAGTGCAAGTGGAAGACCTTCAAGGCGAGGAGGAAGTGCCCTAGGCTCAACATCTAGTAGCAGTTTGCTAGATATAGATCCCTTAATTTTAATCCACTTGTTGGATCTAAAAGACAGAAATGGTATGGAAAACCTTTGGGGCCTGCAGCCACGTCCACCTGCCTCccttctgcagaacagag CATCATCCTATTCTCTAAAAGATCGAGATCAGCGGAGACACCAGGCAATGTGGCGCGTGCCACCTGACTTGAAGATGCTGAAAAGACTTAAAACACAGATGGCTGAAGTCCGAAGCAAAATGTCTGATGTCAAAAACCAGCTGTCAGAAGTGAGGAGCAGCAATGCTGGCTCATGCGATGGACAGCCCAGCTTCTTCTCCATTGAGCAAGGCGCTCTGGCTGCCTGCGGAACGGacagctgcagcaagctgcAAGAAATAGGAATGGAACTACTGACAAAATCTTCAGTTACCAGTTGTTACATAAGGAATT cttcAAGTAAGAAAAGTAACTCACCCAAACCTCTTCGctctggagcagcaggcagTCTGTCTTTACGAAGAGCTATGGACCTTGGGGACAGCGGTCTGCGTTTAAAGGGAGACAGTCAGACTGCTGAAG GTGGCATAGGGAGCTCAAAGCTGAGCAGTCGGCATCACTCTGCCAGGCCCCTGGCTAACAGCGGTGCTTCCGAGGCACTGCCGAAGCCAGAGGAAAGACCTTGTGAAACTTCAGATTCCGATGCGGGAGTTTCTGGCTTAAATGGCTTAGCTGCTGTAGAAAAGACCAGAAAAGTCAGTGCTCTAGG ATCAAATTCAAAAGGATGTCGTACAGAAGGAGCACAGTCAGGTGGTCtggaaaacagctctgaaacGGGTGACGTGCAGGGTATGCTTTCGGAAGGTGCTTCTGCAGGGCCGGAGGAAG ctggggTATGTCAGAAGCGTGTCCTTAATCTCCTACCAGGCATGAGCAGTGACAGTGACATTGAATGTGACACAGAGAACGAAGAGCAGGAAGATGCCACCTCTGCCTCGGAGGGGTTTAGCCACGCCTTCTCTGCCCAGTCCTCGGGCGAAG CCTCGGAGCGGTGCTCTGCGTTCCCGGAGGGTGATCAAGGCTGCGCTGACGATCTCAGCTTTGTGGCTGGAGAAGACGGCACCAG GAGACTGACAGGGGACAGGTGA
- the TRIM37 gene encoding E3 ubiquitin-protein ligase TRIM37 isoform X3: protein MDEQSVESIAEVFRCFICMEKLRDARLCPHCSKLCCFSCIRRWLTEQRAQCPHCRAPLQLRELVNCRWAEEVTQQLDTLQLCNLTKHEENEKDKCENHHEKLSVFCWTCKKCICHQCALWGGMHGGHTFKPLAEIYEQHVTKVNEEVAKLRRRLMELISLVQEVERNVEAVRSAKDERVREIRNAVEMMIARLDTQLKNKLITLMGQKTSLTQETELLESLLQEVEHQLRSCSKSELISKSSEILMMFQQVHRKPMASFVTTPVPPDFTSELVPAYDSTTFVLENFSTLRQRADPVYSPPLQVSGLCWRLKVYPDGNGVVRGYYLSVFLELSAGLPETSKYEYRVEMVHQSTNDPTKNIIREFASDFEVGECWGYNRFFRLDLLANEGYLNRQNDTVILRFQVRSPTFFQKCRDQHWYIAQLEAAQTSYIQQINNLKERLAIELSRTQKSRGISPPDTHLSPQNDDGPETRSKKSGQSTEVLLESVATPGLVRDSKEEEEEKIQHEDFNHELSDGDLDIDLAGEDEVNHLDGSSSSASSTATSNTEENDIDEETMSGENDVEYSSNMELEEGDLMEDAAAAATPGASGTSHGYTSASGRPSRRGGSALGSTSSSSLLDIDPLILIHLLDLKDRNGMENLWGLQPRPPASLLQNRASSYSLKDRDQRRHQAMWRVPPDLKMLKRLKTQMAEVRSKMSDVKNQLSEVRSSNAGSCDGQPSFFSIEQGALAACGTDSCSKLQEIGMELLTKSSVTSCYIRNSSSKKSNSPKPLRSGAAGSLSLRRAMDLGDSGLRLKGDSQTAEGGIGSSKLSSRHHSARPLANSGASEALPKPEERPCETSDSDAGVSGLNGLAAVEKTRKVSALGSNSKGCRTEGAQSGGLENSSETGDVQGMLSEGASAGPEEVFCLQGQATLITTSTSALESLQHFIPVGYYGMSSDSDIECDTENEEQEDATSASEGFSHAFSAQSSGEGRIDASERCSAFPEGDQGCADDLSFVAGEDGTR from the exons AGCATTGCTGAAGTATTCCGATGTTTTATTTGTATGGAGAAATTGCGTGATGCACGTCTGTGTCCTCATTGCTCCAAGCTGTGCTGTTTCAGTTGTATTCGG CGTTGGCTGACTGAACAAAGAGCTCAGTGCCCTCATTGTAG AGCGCCACTGCAGCTACGAGAGCTCGTAAACTGTCGTTGGGCAGAAGAGGTCACGCAGCAGCTTGATACACTTCAACTGTGCAATCTCAcaaagcatgaagaaaatgaaaaagacaa GTGTGAAAATCATCATGAAAAGCTTAGTGTTTTCTGCTGGACCTGTAAGAAGTGTATCTGCCACCAGTGCGCGCTTTGGGGAGGGATG catGGAGGACATACTTTTAAGCCACTGGCAGAAATCTATGAGCAACATGTCACAAAAGTAAACGAAGAAGTGGCAAAGCTGAGGCGAAGACTCATGGAATTGATCAGTTTGGTGCAAGAAGTG GAGAGGAATGTGGAGGCAGTGCGTAGTGCGAAGGATGAGCGAGTTCGGGAAATCAGGAATGCAGTGGAGATGATGATTGCCCGGTTAGACACTCAGCTGAAGAATAAGCTTATAACGTTAATGG gtCAAAAGACATCACTTACTCAAGAAACTGAGCTTCTGGAATCCCTGCTTCAAGAAGTAGAACATCAG TTAAGATCATGCAGTAAGAGTGAGTTGATATCCAAAAGTTCAGAGATCCTGATGATGTTCCAGCAGGTTCATCGGAAGCCTATGGCCTCGTTTGTCACTACTCCTGTCCCCCCAGACTTCACAAG TGAATTGGTTCCAGCCTATGACTCAACTACGTTTGTCTTGGAAAACTTCAG TACATTGCGTCAGCGAGCAGATCCTGTTTACAGTCCACCTCTTCAAGTGTCAGGACTTTGCTGGAGATTAAAAGTTTATCCA GATGGAAATGGAGTGGTACGGGGCTACTACCTGTCTGTGTTCTTGGAGCTGTCCGCTGGGTTGCCAGAGACATCCAA GTATGAGTACCGTGTAGAAATGGTTCACCAGTCCACCAACGATCCCACGAAAAACATAATTCGAGAGTTTGCCTCCGATTTTGAAGTTGGAGAATGCTGGGGTTACAACAGATTCTTTCGTTTAGACTTGCTAGCCAATGAGGGCTACTTAAACAGGCAGAATGACACTGTGATCCTCAG GTTCCAGGTGCGCTCGCCAACCTTCTTCCAAAAGTGCCGAGACCAGCACTGGTACATTGCTCAATTGGAAGCAGCTCAGACAAGTTACATCCAACAAATAAATAACCTGAAAGAA AGGCTTGCGATTGAACTTTCACGGACTCAGAAATCACGAGGCATTTCACCTCCAGACACTCATCTTAGTCCCCAGAATGACGATGGTCCAGAAACAAGATCAAAGAAATCTGGACAAAGCACTGAAGTACTACTTGAGAGTGTTGCTACTCCAGGATTAGTGCGAGATagcaaggaagaggaggaagagaagatcCAGCATGAAGACTTCAAT cACGAGCTCTCTGATGGTGACTTGGATATAGatcttgctggagaagatgaggTGAACCACCTTGATGGTAGCAGCTCTTCAGCTAGTTCGACAGCAACTagtaacactgaagaaaatgataTTGATGAAGAAACTAT GTCTGGAGAAAATGATGTGGAATATAGCAGTAATatggagctggaggaaggagatctGATGGAggatgcagcagctgctgctactCCTGGAGCATCAG GTACTAGCCATGGCTACACCAGTGCAAGTGGAAGACCTTCAAGGCGAGGAGGAAGTGCCCTAGGCTCAACATCTAGTAGCAGTTTGCTAGATATAGATCCCTTAATTTTAATCCACTTGTTGGATCTAAAAGACAGAAATGGTATGGAAAACCTTTGGGGCCTGCAGCCACGTCCACCTGCCTCccttctgcagaacagag CATCATCCTATTCTCTAAAAGATCGAGATCAGCGGAGACACCAGGCAATGTGGCGCGTGCCACCTGACTTGAAGATGCTGAAAAGACTTAAAACACAGATGGCTGAAGTCCGAAGCAAAATGTCTGATGTCAAAAACCAGCTGTCAGAAGTGAGGAGCAGCAATGCTGGCTCATGCGATGGACAGCCCAGCTTCTTCTCCATTGAGCAAGGCGCTCTGGCTGCCTGCGGAACGGacagctgcagcaagctgcAAGAAATAGGAATGGAACTACTGACAAAATCTTCAGTTACCAGTTGTTACATAAGGAATT cttcAAGTAAGAAAAGTAACTCACCCAAACCTCTTCGctctggagcagcaggcagTCTGTCTTTACGAAGAGCTATGGACCTTGGGGACAGCGGTCTGCGTTTAAAGGGAGACAGTCAGACTGCTGAAG GTGGCATAGGGAGCTCAAAGCTGAGCAGTCGGCATCACTCTGCCAGGCCCCTGGCTAACAGCGGTGCTTCCGAGGCACTGCCGAAGCCAGAGGAAAGACCTTGTGAAACTTCAGATTCCGATGCGGGAGTTTCTGGCTTAAATGGCTTAGCTGCTGTAGAAAAGACCAGAAAAGTCAGTGCTCTAGG ATCAAATTCAAAAGGATGTCGTACAGAAGGAGCACAGTCAGGTGGTCtggaaaacagctctgaaacGGGTGACGTGCAGGGTATGCTTTCGGAAGGTGCTTCTGCAGGGCCGGAGGAAG TCTTCTGCCTTCAGGGACAAGCCACATTGATAACTACCTCCACATCTGCACTAGAATCTCTCCAACACTTCATTCCTGTTGGGTATTATG GCATGAGCAGTGACAGTGACATTGAATGTGACACAGAGAACGAAGAGCAGGAAGATGCCACCTCTGCCTCGGAGGGGTTTAGCCACGCCTTCTCTGCCCAGTCCTCGGGCGAAGGTAGAATTGATG CCTCGGAGCGGTGCTCTGCGTTCCCGGAGGGTGATCAAGGCTGCGCTGACGATCTCAGCTTTGTGGCTGGAGAAGACGGCACCAG ATAG
- the TRIM37 gene encoding E3 ubiquitin-protein ligase TRIM37 isoform X4, with amino-acid sequence MDEQSVESIAEVFRCFICMEKLRDARLCPHCSKLCCFSCIRRWLTEQRAQCPHCRAPLQLRELVNCRWAEEVTQQLDTLQLCNLTKHEENEKDKCENHHEKLSVFCWTCKKCICHQCALWGGMHGGHTFKPLAEIYEQHVTKVNEEVAKLRRRLMELISLVQEVERNVEAVRSAKDERVREIRNAVEMMIARLDTQLKNKLITLMGQKTSLTQETELLESLLQEVEHQLRSCSKSELISKSSEILMMFQQVHRKPMASFVTTPVPPDFTSELVPAYDSTTFVLENFSTLRQRADPVYSPPLQVSGLCWRLKVYPDGNGVVRGYYLSVFLELSAGLPETSKYEYRVEMVHQSTNDPTKNIIREFASDFEVGECWGYNRFFRLDLLANEGYLNRQNDTVILRFQVRSPTFFQKCRDQHWYIAQLEAAQTSYIQQINNLKERLAIELSRTQKSRGISPPDTHLSPQNDDGPETRSKKSGQSTEVLLESVATPGLVRDSKEEEEEKIQHEDFNHELSDGDLDIDLAGEDEVNHLDGSSSSASSTATSNTEENDIDEETMSGENDVEYSSNMELEEGDLMEDAAAAATPGASGTSHGYTSASGRPSRRGGSALGSTSSSSLLDIDPLILIHLLDLKDRNGMENLWGLQPRPPASLLQNRASSYSLKDRDQRRHQAMWRVPPDLKMLKRLKTQMAEVRSKMSDVKNQLSEVRSSNAGSCDGQPSFFSIEQGALAACGTDSCSKLQEIGMELLTKSSVTSCYIRNSSSKKSNSPKPLRSGAAGSLSLRRAMDLGDSGLRLKGDSQTAEGGIGSSKLSSRHHSARPLANSGASEALPKPEERPCETSDSDAGVSGLNGLAAVEKTRKVSALGSNSKGCRTEGAQSGGLENSSETGDVQGMLSEGASAGPEEVFCLQGQATLITTSTSALESLQHFIPVGYYGMSSDSDIECDTENEEQEDATSASEGFSHAFSAQSSGEASERCSAFPEGDQGCADDLSFVAGEDGTR; translated from the exons AGCATTGCTGAAGTATTCCGATGTTTTATTTGTATGGAGAAATTGCGTGATGCACGTCTGTGTCCTCATTGCTCCAAGCTGTGCTGTTTCAGTTGTATTCGG CGTTGGCTGACTGAACAAAGAGCTCAGTGCCCTCATTGTAG AGCGCCACTGCAGCTACGAGAGCTCGTAAACTGTCGTTGGGCAGAAGAGGTCACGCAGCAGCTTGATACACTTCAACTGTGCAATCTCAcaaagcatgaagaaaatgaaaaagacaa GTGTGAAAATCATCATGAAAAGCTTAGTGTTTTCTGCTGGACCTGTAAGAAGTGTATCTGCCACCAGTGCGCGCTTTGGGGAGGGATG catGGAGGACATACTTTTAAGCCACTGGCAGAAATCTATGAGCAACATGTCACAAAAGTAAACGAAGAAGTGGCAAAGCTGAGGCGAAGACTCATGGAATTGATCAGTTTGGTGCAAGAAGTG GAGAGGAATGTGGAGGCAGTGCGTAGTGCGAAGGATGAGCGAGTTCGGGAAATCAGGAATGCAGTGGAGATGATGATTGCCCGGTTAGACACTCAGCTGAAGAATAAGCTTATAACGTTAATGG gtCAAAAGACATCACTTACTCAAGAAACTGAGCTTCTGGAATCCCTGCTTCAAGAAGTAGAACATCAG TTAAGATCATGCAGTAAGAGTGAGTTGATATCCAAAAGTTCAGAGATCCTGATGATGTTCCAGCAGGTTCATCGGAAGCCTATGGCCTCGTTTGTCACTACTCCTGTCCCCCCAGACTTCACAAG TGAATTGGTTCCAGCCTATGACTCAACTACGTTTGTCTTGGAAAACTTCAG TACATTGCGTCAGCGAGCAGATCCTGTTTACAGTCCACCTCTTCAAGTGTCAGGACTTTGCTGGAGATTAAAAGTTTATCCA GATGGAAATGGAGTGGTACGGGGCTACTACCTGTCTGTGTTCTTGGAGCTGTCCGCTGGGTTGCCAGAGACATCCAA GTATGAGTACCGTGTAGAAATGGTTCACCAGTCCACCAACGATCCCACGAAAAACATAATTCGAGAGTTTGCCTCCGATTTTGAAGTTGGAGAATGCTGGGGTTACAACAGATTCTTTCGTTTAGACTTGCTAGCCAATGAGGGCTACTTAAACAGGCAGAATGACACTGTGATCCTCAG GTTCCAGGTGCGCTCGCCAACCTTCTTCCAAAAGTGCCGAGACCAGCACTGGTACATTGCTCAATTGGAAGCAGCTCAGACAAGTTACATCCAACAAATAAATAACCTGAAAGAA AGGCTTGCGATTGAACTTTCACGGACTCAGAAATCACGAGGCATTTCACCTCCAGACACTCATCTTAGTCCCCAGAATGACGATGGTCCAGAAACAAGATCAAAGAAATCTGGACAAAGCACTGAAGTACTACTTGAGAGTGTTGCTACTCCAGGATTAGTGCGAGATagcaaggaagaggaggaagagaagatcCAGCATGAAGACTTCAAT cACGAGCTCTCTGATGGTGACTTGGATATAGatcttgctggagaagatgaggTGAACCACCTTGATGGTAGCAGCTCTTCAGCTAGTTCGACAGCAACTagtaacactgaagaaaatgataTTGATGAAGAAACTAT GTCTGGAGAAAATGATGTGGAATATAGCAGTAATatggagctggaggaaggagatctGATGGAggatgcagcagctgctgctactCCTGGAGCATCAG GTACTAGCCATGGCTACACCAGTGCAAGTGGAAGACCTTCAAGGCGAGGAGGAAGTGCCCTAGGCTCAACATCTAGTAGCAGTTTGCTAGATATAGATCCCTTAATTTTAATCCACTTGTTGGATCTAAAAGACAGAAATGGTATGGAAAACCTTTGGGGCCTGCAGCCACGTCCACCTGCCTCccttctgcagaacagag CATCATCCTATTCTCTAAAAGATCGAGATCAGCGGAGACACCAGGCAATGTGGCGCGTGCCACCTGACTTGAAGATGCTGAAAAGACTTAAAACACAGATGGCTGAAGTCCGAAGCAAAATGTCTGATGTCAAAAACCAGCTGTCAGAAGTGAGGAGCAGCAATGCTGGCTCATGCGATGGACAGCCCAGCTTCTTCTCCATTGAGCAAGGCGCTCTGGCTGCCTGCGGAACGGacagctgcagcaagctgcAAGAAATAGGAATGGAACTACTGACAAAATCTTCAGTTACCAGTTGTTACATAAGGAATT cttcAAGTAAGAAAAGTAACTCACCCAAACCTCTTCGctctggagcagcaggcagTCTGTCTTTACGAAGAGCTATGGACCTTGGGGACAGCGGTCTGCGTTTAAAGGGAGACAGTCAGACTGCTGAAG GTGGCATAGGGAGCTCAAAGCTGAGCAGTCGGCATCACTCTGCCAGGCCCCTGGCTAACAGCGGTGCTTCCGAGGCACTGCCGAAGCCAGAGGAAAGACCTTGTGAAACTTCAGATTCCGATGCGGGAGTTTCTGGCTTAAATGGCTTAGCTGCTGTAGAAAAGACCAGAAAAGTCAGTGCTCTAGG ATCAAATTCAAAAGGATGTCGTACAGAAGGAGCACAGTCAGGTGGTCtggaaaacagctctgaaacGGGTGACGTGCAGGGTATGCTTTCGGAAGGTGCTTCTGCAGGGCCGGAGGAAG TCTTCTGCCTTCAGGGACAAGCCACATTGATAACTACCTCCACATCTGCACTAGAATCTCTCCAACACTTCATTCCTGTTGGGTATTATG GCATGAGCAGTGACAGTGACATTGAATGTGACACAGAGAACGAAGAGCAGGAAGATGCCACCTCTGCCTCGGAGGGGTTTAGCCACGCCTTCTCTGCCCAGTCCTCGGGCGAAG CCTCGGAGCGGTGCTCTGCGTTCCCGGAGGGTGATCAAGGCTGCGCTGACGATCTCAGCTTTGTGGCTGGAGAAGACGGCACCAG ATAG